A single region of the Roseivivax sp. THAF197b genome encodes:
- a CDS encoding phage tail tube protein: protein MTNARGDEAKLLARQQAAFGTAEASAAGAFMALPFYSYNVSQSEDRTEDDAIYGDAFPGDSVQGLRSLSGAMVVPIGINSFGWHLRSILGAPVTTGADPNYEHVFTPKAQPVIPVLTHGISHTRIGTHFVQDSLTCTSLEIAARKDGQRARATLNMMGRSEAKLGAVIDSAPILYEPDAVPVGFQGRALVGGAPVAEITGVDLTLTSGVEMDQETLNQSPSAAGFESPRWGLSGSVSARYRDNTWYDYGANNTAVNLQLELLISATKSLLIDMPDVRFEMTGIPIEGRGPISAQFNWRAERPAPGVELATITLKNQTADYANPA, encoded by the coding sequence ATGACCAATGCACGCGGCGATGAAGCCAAACTCCTCGCGCGCCAGCAGGCGGCGTTCGGCACCGCTGAGGCGAGCGCAGCGGGCGCATTCATGGCGCTCCCGTTCTACAGCTACAACGTCTCGCAGAGCGAGGATCGGACCGAGGATGACGCGATCTATGGCGATGCGTTCCCGGGCGACTCGGTGCAAGGCCTTCGCAGCCTGTCGGGCGCCATGGTCGTTCCGATCGGCATCAACTCCTTCGGCTGGCATCTGCGCAGCATCCTGGGCGCACCCGTAACGACTGGCGCGGATCCGAATTATGAGCACGTCTTCACTCCGAAGGCGCAGCCGGTCATCCCGGTCCTGACCCACGGGATTTCGCACACGCGCATCGGCACGCATTTCGTGCAGGACAGCTTGACCTGCACAAGCCTCGAGATTGCCGCACGGAAAGACGGCCAGCGCGCACGTGCCACGCTGAATATGATGGGCCGCTCGGAAGCAAAGCTCGGCGCCGTGATCGACAGCGCACCTATCCTCTATGAACCCGATGCTGTGCCGGTGGGATTCCAGGGCCGGGCACTGGTGGGCGGCGCGCCGGTCGCGGAGATCACTGGCGTTGATCTGACGCTGACATCGGGCGTCGAGATGGATCAGGAAACGCTGAACCAGTCGCCCTCGGCCGCGGGCTTCGAGAGCCCGCGGTGGGGGCTGTCCGGATCGGTCTCGGCACGCTATCGCGACAATACCTGGTACGATTACGGGGCGAACAACACGGCGGTAAATCTTCAGCTCGAATTGCTGATCTCCGCGACGAAGTCGCTCCTGATCGACATGCCGGATGTTCGTTTCGAGATGACGGGCATTCCGATCGAGGGCCGCGGTCCGATCTCCGCGCAGTTCAACTGGCGTGCCGAGCGTCCGGCGCCGGGCGTCGAACTGGCGACGATCACGCTCAAGAACCAAACCGCAGACTACGCGAACCCGGCCTGA
- a CDS encoding DUF6441 family protein: protein MRIEAALRGDLERYMREELADAEKAVTVGVHETGRDVQVALRVDTERGLGRRLSRSWRLQLYPKGQASLGAAAVVYTKAPELVRTFDEGATIRSENGLFLAIPTPAAPARGTDRKRLSPSNFPEARFGPLRYVYVRSNLSLLVVDNQRERQGKRGGYARSRSKRALKTGYGLQTVPMFYLVQQVRLKRRLNVKAVSAGASGNLARNIDQAFRRLPRRS, encoded by the coding sequence ATGCGGATCGAGGCAGCGCTCCGGGGCGATCTCGAGCGGTATATGCGCGAGGAACTGGCCGACGCAGAAAAGGCTGTCACGGTGGGCGTGCATGAGACCGGCCGCGACGTGCAGGTCGCCCTTCGGGTCGATACTGAGCGCGGGCTCGGCCGTCGGCTGTCGCGCTCCTGGCGCTTGCAGTTGTACCCCAAAGGCCAGGCCTCTCTGGGCGCTGCTGCAGTCGTCTACACGAAGGCCCCGGAGCTTGTCCGAACCTTCGACGAAGGCGCAACCATTCGCTCCGAAAACGGGCTGTTCTTGGCAATCCCGACGCCTGCCGCACCCGCTCGAGGGACTGATCGTAAGCGCCTTTCGCCGTCGAATTTCCCCGAGGCGCGCTTCGGCCCGCTCAGATACGTCTATGTGCGGTCGAACCTGTCGCTGCTCGTCGTCGATAATCAGCGCGAGCGGCAAGGCAAGCGCGGCGGCTACGCCCGCTCGCGGAGCAAGCGCGCGCTGAAGACCGGCTACGGGCTGCAGACTGTGCCCATGTTCTACCTGGTCCAGCAGGTCCGTCTGAAACGCCGCTTGAACGTGAAGGCAGTCAGTGCCGGGGCGTCCGGCAACCTTGCCAGAAACATCGACCAGGCGTTTCGCCGCCTGCCCCGGAGATCCTGA
- a CDS encoding major capsid protein — protein MAHIDIFKGDAFSAMELGEAIRIIPNQWGTIGEMGLFSPKSIRGTKFSVEMKNGVIQLVGSSERGTPLGGQRRSKRDLVDFRTERFGKTSEINADDIDNIRAFGSVTELQDAEREVLDRQEDLRGSIDITREYLRSGALQGQVLDADGSVIVDLFDKFEITRKSVDFVFGTSTTDLMAKCREVTRHIRLNLLGDVMTGVQGLIHPDYTDKLMGHADFKERYKHYQNANGGDPLRDDTSDGFDFGGIRWKEYLAEAPVPQEDGTFLTREFLPQAEAVFFPLGTRQTFRQFDGSADYVGMANLPGEPFYSMVHIDPKGRFVEVEAMMQTLPICMRPAVSVRGFTSN, from the coding sequence ATGGCGCATATCGATATCTTCAAAGGCGACGCCTTCAGCGCCATGGAACTCGGCGAGGCGATCCGCATCATCCCGAACCAGTGGGGCACGATCGGCGAGATGGGGCTCTTCAGCCCCAAGAGCATCCGCGGCACGAAGTTCTCCGTCGAGATGAAAAACGGCGTGATCCAGCTCGTCGGCTCCTCGGAGCGTGGCACGCCGCTTGGCGGCCAGCGCCGCAGCAAGCGCGATCTCGTGGATTTCCGGACCGAGCGCTTCGGCAAGACGTCCGAGATCAATGCCGACGACATCGACAATATCCGCGCGTTTGGCTCCGTGACCGAGCTGCAGGACGCCGAACGCGAGGTGCTGGATCGGCAAGAGGATCTGCGCGGGTCGATCGACATCACGCGCGAATACCTGCGGTCCGGCGCCCTACAGGGTCAGGTGCTGGATGCTGATGGCTCGGTGATCGTGGATCTCTTCGACAAGTTCGAGATCACGCGCAAATCGGTCGACTTCGTCTTCGGGACGTCGACGACCGACCTGATGGCGAAGTGCCGCGAGGTGACCCGCCATATCCGCCTGAACCTGCTCGGTGACGTGATGACGGGTGTTCAGGGGCTGATCCACCCGGATTACACCGACAAGCTCATGGGGCACGCGGACTTCAAGGAGCGCTACAAGCACTACCAGAATGCCAATGGCGGCGACCCGCTGCGCGATGATACCTCGGATGGCTTCGACTTCGGCGGCATTCGCTGGAAAGAGTATCTCGCCGAGGCGCCGGTTCCGCAGGAGGACGGCACCTTCTTGACGCGCGAATTCCTCCCGCAAGCGGAAGCCGTGTTCTTCCCGCTCGGCACCCGGCAGACGTTCCGTCAGTTTGACGGCTCGGCCGATTATGTCGGCATGGCGAACCTGCCAGGCGAGCCCTTCTATTCGATGGTCCACATCGATCCGAAGGGGCGGTTTGTCGAGGTCGAGGCGATGATGCAGACCCTGCCGATCTGCATGCGCCCGGCCGTTTCGGTGCGCGGCTTCACGTCCAACTAA
- a CDS encoding head decoration protein has translation MTKLSEGKTPGDFLLFETQNYYCRERATIGTGADLEPGAVLGKVTATGKYILSVQTATDGSQTPAAVLMTEAKAAAADVEATILKRGPAQVRRQGLTFDATWSSEALRDTACAALEDKGIVALA, from the coding sequence ATGACCAAACTGAGCGAGGGCAAGACGCCCGGAGACTTCCTGCTCTTCGAGACGCAGAACTACTACTGCCGCGAACGGGCAACGATCGGCACTGGCGCAGATCTCGAGCCGGGCGCCGTGCTCGGGAAGGTTACGGCGACAGGCAAGTACATCCTCAGCGTCCAGACCGCGACGGATGGGTCCCAGACCCCGGCCGCTGTGCTGATGACCGAAGCGAAAGCGGCGGCTGCGGATGTCGAGGCGACCATTTTGAAGCGGGGCCCCGCGCAAGTGCGTCGCCAAGGCCTGACCTTCGATGCGACCTGGTCGAGCGAGGCGCTGCGCGACACGGCCTGCGCGGCGCTCGAGGATAAAGGGATCGTCGCGCTGGCCTAA
- a CDS encoding S49 family peptidase, whose amino-acid sequence MRHPQIAARVFHTPLLAAPAKAAAFIMGLGSRVLGTERDISVIGAEASEASRVRPQASLLDERLEEDLRNGRRSGYRVIDSVAVIPVTGTLVHRGAWLGESSGETSYEGLAAQIEAAATDYKVRGIALEIDSFGGEVAGCFALADQIRAVREKKPVWAFVSDHAYSAGYAIASQADHIVVPRTAGVGSIGVIAMHADYSGRLDAMGVQVTVISAGAHKADGNPYEPLPESVRASLSAEMENLRQIFAETVAAGRGDRLSAVDALATEAATFLGAAAVEAGLADEVANPRIAFESFIEKANGRTARSGVSATTERTEPMTKKTEGPDATAQPTAPDANAQAPAPDATSAPPAAASAPAPAAPPAQAPAAPSASDERARIAAIMNHPEASGREELAKSLAFNSDMSAEEAGKHLAAAPKAQPAQGLGNNIDAEATELSAPSPAATEARPGIAARAKERYAN is encoded by the coding sequence ATGCGACATCCGCAGATTGCGGCGCGTGTGTTTCACACGCCGCTTCTGGCTGCGCCCGCAAAGGCCGCGGCTTTCATCATGGGGCTCGGCTCCCGCGTGCTGGGAACCGAGCGCGATATTTCGGTCATCGGCGCGGAGGCCAGTGAAGCCAGTCGAGTTCGGCCGCAAGCCTCGCTGCTCGATGAACGGCTCGAGGAGGATCTCCGGAATGGGCGGCGGTCCGGCTATCGCGTGATCGACAGCGTCGCCGTCATTCCGGTGACCGGAACGCTCGTGCATCGCGGTGCCTGGCTCGGAGAATCCTCGGGCGAAACCAGCTATGAGGGGCTCGCGGCCCAGATCGAAGCGGCCGCGACGGATTACAAGGTCCGTGGGATCGCGCTCGAGATCGACAGCTTTGGTGGTGAAGTCGCGGGCTGTTTCGCGCTTGCCGACCAGATCCGCGCAGTCCGGGAAAAAAAGCCGGTCTGGGCCTTTGTTTCGGATCACGCCTATTCGGCGGGCTACGCGATCGCGTCGCAGGCCGATCATATCGTCGTGCCACGCACGGCCGGGGTGGGCTCGATCGGTGTTATCGCGATGCACGCCGATTACAGCGGGCGGCTTGATGCCATGGGCGTGCAGGTGACCGTGATCTCGGCCGGCGCACACAAGGCCGACGGCAATCCCTACGAGCCGCTGCCCGAGAGCGTGCGCGCGTCGCTGTCGGCGGAAATGGAAAACCTGCGCCAGATCTTTGCCGAAACGGTCGCCGCTGGACGCGGTGACCGCCTGAGCGCGGTTGACGCGCTGGCGACCGAGGCCGCGACCTTCCTGGGCGCAGCCGCTGTTGAAGCGGGGCTCGCCGACGAGGTCGCGAACCCGCGCATCGCTTTCGAGAGCTTCATCGAGAAGGCCAACGGCCGGACCGCGCGGTCCGGTGTTTCTGCAACCACGGAAAGGACTGAACCCATGACCAAGAAAACCGAAGGCCCCGACGCGACCGCGCAGCCCACGGCCCCGGATGCGAACGCGCAGGCGCCCGCACCTGATGCCACGAGCGCGCCGCCCGCCGCAGCCAGCGCCCCGGCGCCTGCCGCGCCGCCCGCCCAGGCTCCCGCAGCGCCGTCTGCATCGGATGAGCGCGCGCGGATTGCGGCGATCATGAACCACCCAGAGGCGTCGGGTCGCGAAGAGCTCGCAAAGAGCCTCGCCTTCAACAGCGACATGAGCGCCGAGGAGGCGGGCAAGCATCTGGCCGCTGCACCGAAAGCGCAGCCTGCGCAGGGCCTTGGCAACAATATCGACGCGGAGGCTACCGAGTTGTCCGCGCCGAGCCCCGCCGCGACCGAAGCGCGTCCCGGCATCGCGGCCCGCGCGAAGGAGCGCTACGCGAATTGA
- a CDS encoding phage portal protein, translated as MPRRATAGGLRDAGINASHPYAAADTAIDTLAGYLPQNRAADAEILSGKNRITARARDLVRNNGWAAGGIAKEVDSVIGANFRPLLKPDWRALGLSADWAREFKELVEARWRSYAEDPRFFADTTLSQTVPQMFALAYRTYLIEGEALGVVNWRRQRATKTCLRIVDPDLLSNPYGSADEVTLRGGVEVSRDGAARAYHFRQAHAHTGWAQPADQFTWKRIGRTGRTGRPQVIHFFDKSRDGQTRGVSRLAPIIEKLKMEDHYARVELQAAVINAVLAAFIKSPMGPEIIDEMFTEGGGKGFLDYQEARGGYYGQTAGIKVGGARVSTLYPGDEIGMVNTARPAAQFADFESAVLRNIASGLGISYEQLAADWSKTNYSSARAAMIEIWRGWTARRTAFSQGFCQPFFMAWLEEQVMDGHIALPRGAPDFYTFWPAYARAKWIGPGKGFVDPVKEAQAAAMRVALGLSTLEEEAAELTGTDYADNMEQIRAEIAAMPEDTLHPMQESFAKLLGHNGGPPLKEED; from the coding sequence CGCTGGCCGGGTATCTGCCGCAGAACCGCGCAGCTGACGCCGAGATCCTGTCCGGCAAGAACCGGATCACTGCCCGGGCCCGTGATCTCGTGCGAAACAACGGCTGGGCAGCTGGTGGGATCGCCAAGGAAGTCGATAGCGTCATCGGCGCGAACTTCCGGCCGCTCCTGAAGCCTGACTGGCGCGCGTTGGGGCTGAGTGCAGACTGGGCGCGGGAGTTCAAAGAACTCGTCGAGGCGCGTTGGCGGTCCTATGCCGAAGACCCGCGCTTTTTCGCGGACACGACGCTTAGCCAGACGGTCCCGCAGATGTTCGCCCTTGCCTACCGTACTTATCTGATCGAGGGCGAGGCACTGGGCGTGGTCAATTGGCGCCGTCAGCGTGCCACCAAAACCTGCCTCAGGATCGTCGATCCGGATCTGCTGTCGAACCCGTATGGCTCGGCCGACGAGGTAACGCTGCGCGGTGGTGTCGAGGTCTCGCGAGATGGCGCGGCGCGGGCGTACCATTTCCGACAGGCGCATGCGCATACCGGCTGGGCACAGCCTGCCGATCAGTTCACCTGGAAGCGCATCGGCCGGACCGGCCGCACCGGCCGTCCGCAGGTGATCCATTTCTTCGACAAGAGCCGGGATGGCCAAACGCGCGGTGTCAGCCGCCTCGCGCCGATCATCGAAAAGCTGAAGATGGAGGACCACTACGCGCGGGTCGAGCTGCAGGCGGCAGTCATCAATGCGGTCCTCGCGGCCTTCATCAAGTCGCCCATGGGCCCCGAAATCATCGACGAGATGTTCACCGAGGGCGGTGGTAAAGGCTTCCTCGATTACCAGGAGGCCCGCGGTGGGTATTACGGCCAGACTGCGGGCATCAAGGTCGGCGGCGCGCGTGTCTCGACGCTCTATCCCGGCGACGAAATCGGCATGGTCAACACCGCCCGGCCCGCTGCGCAATTCGCTGATTTCGAATCTGCGGTGCTGCGCAACATCGCCTCGGGCCTCGGTATCAGTTACGAGCAACTCGCCGCGGACTGGTCAAAGACGAACTATTCGAGCGCACGCGCCGCCATGATCGAGATCTGGCGCGGCTGGACGGCACGGCGGACGGCGTTTTCGCAAGGCTTCTGTCAGCCGTTCTTCATGGCTTGGCTCGAAGAGCAGGTCATGGACGGCCATATCGCGCTGCCGCGCGGCGCGCCGGACTTCTACACCTTTTGGCCCGCCTACGCCCGGGCGAAGTGGATCGGCCCCGGCAAGGGGTTCGTCGACCCGGTCAAAGAGGCGCAAGCTGCAGCGATGCGCGTTGCGCTCGGTCTTTCGACACTCGAGGAGGAGGCTGCCGAGCTGACCGGCACAGATTACGCCGACAACATGGAACAGATCCGCGCCGAGATCGCGGCGATGCCTGAGGACACCCTGCACCCGATGCAGGAGAGCTTTGCGAAGCTCCTCGGCCACAATGGCGGCCCCCCGCTCAAAGAAGAGGACTGA